AGTACGAGGAACTCTTCGTGCTCTACCGACACGTCCAGCGCCGGCTCGCCACCGCCGGGATCGAACCCGTGCTGCCCGAGATCGGCGAGCTGGTGACCAGCCTCGACATGGCCGGCTGTTCGCTGTCGGTCACGTGGCTGGACGAGGAGCTGGAACGGTACTGGGTTGCACCGGCCGACACCGCCGCCTTCCGTCGCGGTGAAACCTCGGCGCTGCCGGCCTACGAACGGCGGGCCGGCGCGATAGAGCACGAGCGCGGCGACTGTGGTTCGGCCGAGGCAAGCGCCGCATCCCGGGCGGCCGCCGACGTCGCTCGGCGGGCCATCGCAGCGATGGCGGATGTCGTCGTGGAGAACGAGGAGGCCCTCGGCCGCATCGACGCCGTAGCGGGCGACGGCGACCACGGCATCGGCATGGTACGTGGCCTGCGTGCGGCGCAGGTGGCAGCCGAGGCGACCGACGGCGGGGTCGGCGATGTGCTGACCGCAGCCGGGGACGCCTTCAGCGACAAGGCCGGCGGCACCAGTGGCTTGCTGTGGGGAGTCAGCCTCGCCGCCGTCGGTGCCGCCCTCGGAAACACCGACCAGGTAACGCCGGAACGCCTGCGGGATGCCGTTTGTGCCGGCGCGGCGACGATCCAGCGGGTCGGCAAAGCGGAGCGGGGCGACAAGACCATGCTCGACGCGCTGTTGCCCTTCGTCGACGAGCTTGAGGAGCGGCTCGATGCCGGCTCCCCCCTGACCGACGCGTGGCGGGGGGCCGCCGCCGTCGCCGTCGAGGCCGGCGCCGCCACCGCATCCCAGCGCGCGCGGGTCGGCCGGGCGCGACCGCTGGCCGAGCGAAGCGTCGGCACCCCTGACGCCGGCGCTGTCTCCATGGGGCTGATCCTCACCGCCGTCGGGGAGGTGCTCGCGAGCAGGCCGACTGCGGCCGATGAGCAACCGCACTCCCGATCCCTTGCCTCTTCGGCTTGCAGCAACCACCGCCACGGCGGTGCGCGCCCACCCCTCGATGAAGGAGAAGCACGATGACCGCGACAAGCATCCAGCCCGTGCCCGAGACCATGCAGGCAGTCGTCTGCCACGGCCCGGAGGATTACCGCTTGGAGGAGGTGCCGGTTCCGCAGCCGGGCCTGGGCGAAGCGCTCGTCCGCGTCGAGGCCGTGGGCATCTGCGCCAGCGACCTGAAGTGCTACCACGGCGCTGCGAAATTCTGGGGCGACGCCAACCGGCCCGCCTGGGCCGAGACCGAGGTCATCCCGGGCCACGAGTTCGTCGGCGAGATCGTGCAGCTCGACGATGAGGCCGCCCGGCGCTGGGGTGTGGCTGTCGGCGACCGCGTCGTGTCCGAGCAGATCGTGCCGTGTTGGAAGTGCCGGTACTGCGTCCGTGGCGAGTACTGGATGTGCGCGCCGCACGACATGTACGGGTTCAAGCGCCGCAACCCGGGCGGGATGGCGTCCTACATGGTCTTCCCGGCGGAGGCGCTCGTCCACAAGATCAGCAAGGACCTGCCCCCGGCCCACGCCGCCTTCACCGAGCCGCTGTCGTGCGCGCTGCACGCCGTCGAGCGGGCCAACATCAAGTTCGAGGACGTCGTGGTCGTCGCCGGCTGCGGCCCCATCGGCCTCGGCATGATCGCCGGCGCGGCCGCGAAGTTCCCGGTCGAAGTGATCGCCCTGGACATGTCGCCGGCCAAGCTCGAACTGGCCAAGCAGTGCGGCGCCACTCGGACCATCAACATCTCCGAGCAGGACGCCGTGGCGCTGATCAAGGAACTCACCGATGGCTACGGTGCGGACGTCTACCTGGAGGGCACCGGGCATCCCTCGGCGGTGGCGCAGGGTCTGAACCTGCTCCGCAAGCTCGGCCGCTACGTCGAGTACAGCGTCTTCGGCTCCGACGTCACCGTCGACTGGAGCATCATCAGCGACGACAAGGAGCTGGACGTGTTGGGCGCCCACCTGGGTCCGCACTGCTGGCCGGCGGCCATCCGGATGCTCGAGTCCGGGAAGCTGCCGATGGACAAGATCTGCACCCACCAGCTCCCTTTGAGCAAGTTCCAGGAGGGGCTCGACCTGGTCGCCGAAGGCACCAAGTCGATCAAGGTTTCCCTGATCCCCGGCTGACATCGCCGGCCGCAGGGGACGACCCGCTGCCACCCACGCCCCTCAAGGAGTGCAGATGACCCGCATCTTCGACGACCCCGCGAACTTCACCGACGACATGCTGGTGGGCTTCCTCGACGCCAACGCCCGGTACGTGACGGGGGTGCCGGGCGGGGTGGTTCGGGCCACCACCACCCGGCCCGGCAAGGTGGCGGTCGTGGTGGGCGGCGGCTCCGGCCACTATCCCGCGTTCTGCGGCATCGTCGGGCCAGGCTTCGCCGATGGCGCTGTCGTCGGCAACGTTTTCACCTCCCCATCGGCGGCCGATGCGGCGTCGGTTGGGCGTGGCGCCGACGGCGGTGCCGGCGTGGTGTTCAGCACCGGCAACTACGCCGGTGACGTGATGAACTTCAACCAGGCGGTGCAGCGGCTCGCCGCCGAGGGGATCGAAGCGCGGTACGTGCTCGTCACCGACGACGTGGCCAGCGCCCCGGCGACGGAACGGTCCCGGCGGCGGGGCATCGCGGGCGACTTCACGGTGTTCAAGGTGGCCTCCGCGGCAGCCGAGGAGGGCTACGACCTTGACGGCGTCGTACGCGTGGCGGAACACGCCAACGGCCGCACGCGTACCCTCGGCGTCGCGTTCGACGGGTGCACGATGCCGGGCGCGCGGGAGCCGCTGTTCATGGTGGAGCCCGGCCGGATGGGG
The nucleotide sequence above comes from Micromonospora sp. NBC_00389. Encoded proteins:
- the eltD gene encoding erythritol/L-threitol dehyrogenase, with the protein product MTATSIQPVPETMQAVVCHGPEDYRLEEVPVPQPGLGEALVRVEAVGICASDLKCYHGAAKFWGDANRPAWAETEVIPGHEFVGEIVQLDDEAARRWGVAVGDRVVSEQIVPCWKCRYCVRGEYWMCAPHDMYGFKRRNPGGMASYMVFPAEALVHKISKDLPPAHAAFTEPLSCALHAVERANIKFEDVVVVAGCGPIGLGMIAGAAAKFPVEVIALDMSPAKLELAKQCGATRTINISEQDAVALIKELTDGYGADVYLEGTGHPSAVAQGLNLLRKLGRYVEYSVFGSDVTVDWSIISDDKELDVLGAHLGPHCWPAAIRMLESGKLPMDKICTHQLPLSKFQEGLDLVAEGTKSIKVSLIPG
- a CDS encoding dihydroxyacetone kinase family protein, with the protein product MTHIYDNPADFKDQVIAGFAAAYGRYVERVPGASGFLRRGGPRAGKVSLVVGGGSGHYPSYSGTVGPGFADGCVLGDVFASPSAEQIVRVARAADGGAGVVLSYGNYAGDRLNFGAAQERLRAAGVDCRNVYVTDDIASAGPDEADRRRGIAGTFLVYKIGGAAADTGCDLDTVERVMRSANAATFSFGVAFGGCTLPGRAEPLFSVDKNQMEFGLGIHGEPGIRAASWVPAEELAKVLVEAVLAERPAGAGGRAAVILNGLGSTKYEELFVLYRHVQRRLATAGIEPVLPEIGELVTSLDMAGCSLSVTWLDEELERYWVAPADTAAFRRGETSALPAYERRAGAIEHERGDCGSAEASAASRAAADVARRAIAAMADVVVENEEALGRIDAVAGDGDHGIGMVRGLRAAQVAAEATDGGVGDVLTAAGDAFSDKAGGTSGLLWGVSLAAVGAALGNTDQVTPERLRDAVCAGAATIQRVGKAERGDKTMLDALLPFVDELEERLDAGSPLTDAWRGAAAVAVEAGAATASQRARVGRARPLAERSVGTPDAGAVSMGLILTAVGEVLASRPTAADEQPHSRSLASSACSNHRHGGARPPLDEGEAR